A genomic stretch from Desulfolutivibrio sulfodismutans DSM 3696 includes:
- a CDS encoding response regulator transcription factor encodes MTPNKREKDAALVVLVVDDHAVVRRGTMDILADMPREFRFLEAATSAEALALVRAHPCGLVLLDLSLPDESGFATLAAIRGHDPELPVIILSMHVEAEYARRALALSANGYLGKNSAPGELAQAIEKVLCGETYVSPGLSGELTTQGGPGGKSPRLSPREREVMHRLARGEKLTDVAAAMRVTVQTAGTYRTRIMKKLNLRTTADFFRYALEKDDILP; translated from the coding sequence ATGACCCCGAACAAGCGCGAGAAGGACGCCGCCCTGGTCGTCCTGGTGGTGGACGACCACGCCGTGGTGCGCCGGGGAACCATGGACATCCTGGCCGACATGCCCCGGGAGTTCCGTTTCCTGGAGGCCGCAACCTCGGCCGAGGCCCTGGCCCTGGTCCGGGCCCATCCCTGCGGTCTGGTGCTCCTGGACCTGTCGCTGCCCGACGAAAGCGGTTTTGCGACCCTGGCCGCCATCCGTGGCCATGACCCGGAACTGCCGGTCATCATCTTAAGCATGCATGTGGAGGCCGAATACGCCCGGCGCGCCCTGGCCCTTTCGGCCAACGGCTATCTGGGCAAGAACTCCGCCCCCGGCGAGCTGGCCCAGGCCATCGAAAAGGTGCTCTGCGGCGAGACCTACGTCAGCCCAGGCCTGTCCGGCGAACTGACCACCCAGGGCGGCCCGGGCGGGAAATCCCCGCGCCTGTCGCCCCGGGAGCGCGAGGTCATGCACCGCCTGGCCCGGGGCGAGAAGCTCACCGACGTGGCCGCCGCCATGCGGGTCACGGTGCAGACCGCCGGAACCTACCGGACGCGCATCATGAAAAAGCTCAACCTGCGCACCACGGCGGACTTTTTCCGCTACGCCCTGGAAAAGGACGACATCCTGCCCTAG
- a CDS encoding PAS domain-containing sensor histidine kinase, giving the protein MSIDPATPDDGDADALRRAMVVYRTVADFTYDWEVWLGPDGRARYVSPSCARITGRSPEEALADPDFFARVIHPHDFPGWRAGLDQAREAGAPSMDFRILRPDGAVVWVAQETTRVSGPDGEPMGLRLSLRDVTDRVAAQKALREANERLEERVAARTAELVQANADLRREITRGETARKSLEQSRQRIRNLSAHLRDSVEQERRRISREIHDELGQTLTALSMGLSRLGKRLPPDDTAPRKHIADIAALAESALSTVRRIARELRPAILDDLGLSEAVSAHARAFAASAGIAVEVETAEAMPGIDPEQATALFRVLQEALTNVARHAGASRVRVHLSATKREMRLVVADDGRGAPHKALDDPTAYGILGMRERMRFFGGDVDVRPAKNGGITVTAVLPLARRRKTP; this is encoded by the coding sequence ATGAGCATCGACCCCGCAACGCCTGACGACGGCGACGCCGACGCCCTGCGCCGGGCCATGGTCGTGTACCGCACCGTGGCCGATTTCACCTACGACTGGGAGGTGTGGCTGGGCCCGGACGGCCGGGCGCGCTACGTCTCGCCGTCGTGCGCCCGCATCACCGGACGGTCCCCGGAAGAGGCCCTGGCCGATCCGGATTTTTTCGCCCGGGTCATCCACCCCCACGATTTTCCGGGATGGCGCGCGGGCCTGGACCAGGCCCGGGAGGCGGGCGCGCCGTCCATGGATTTCCGCATCCTGCGCCCGGACGGGGCCGTGGTCTGGGTGGCCCAGGAGACCACAAGGGTGTCCGGCCCGGACGGCGAACCCATGGGGCTGCGCCTGAGCCTGCGCGACGTGACCGACCGGGTGGCCGCCCAAAAGGCCCTGCGCGAGGCCAACGAGCGCCTGGAAGAGCGCGTGGCCGCGCGCACGGCCGAACTTGTGCAGGCCAACGCGGACCTGCGCCGGGAGATCACCCGGGGGGAAACCGCCCGCAAAAGCCTGGAACAGTCCCGGCAGCGCATCCGCAACCTTTCGGCCCATCTGCGCGACAGTGTGGAGCAGGAACGCCGCCGCATCTCCCGGGAGATCCACGACGAGCTGGGCCAGACCCTCACCGCCCTGTCCATGGGGCTTTCCCGCCTGGGAAAGCGCCTGCCCCCGGACGACACGGCCCCCCGGAAACACATCGCGGACATCGCCGCCCTGGCCGAAAGCGCCCTTTCCACCGTGCGCCGCATCGCCCGGGAACTGCGCCCGGCCATTCTCGACGACCTGGGCCTTAGCGAGGCCGTGTCCGCCCATGCCCGGGCCTTTGCCGCAAGCGCCGGGATCGCCGTTGAGGTTGAGACGGCCGAGGCCATGCCGGGCATCGACCCGGAACAGGCCACGGCCCTTTTCCGGGTGCTTCAGGAGGCCCTGACCAACGTGGCCCGACACGCCGGGGCCAGCCGGGTGCGGGTGCATCTGTCCGCCACGAAACGCGAGATGCGCCTTGTGGTGGCCGACGACGGCCGGGGCGCGCCGCACAAGGCCCTTGACGATCCCACGGCCTACGGCATCCTGGGCATGCGCGAACGCATGCGCTTTTTCGGCGGCGACGTGGACGTGCGCCCGGCCAAAAACGGCGGGATCACGGTCACGGCCGTGCTGCCCCTGGCCCGCCGGAGAAAAACGCCATGA